One window of Sphingobacteriales bacterium genomic DNA carries:
- a CDS encoding GatB/YqeY domain-containing protein, whose translation MSLEQQINNDIKAAMLAKDQATLRGLRGIKAAILLAKTEKGAPVEMTAETEMAVLNKLVKQRRDSLTIYQQQNRDDLAQIEAEEIAVIERYLPKQLSAEELKAALQTIIEQIGAKSPADMGKVMGLATKQLAGKADGRAISAMVKELLQN comes from the coding sequence ATGAGTTTAGAACAACAAATCAACAACGATATCAAAGCCGCCATGCTTGCCAAAGATCAGGCAACCTTGCGCGGATTGAGAGGTATTAAAGCCGCCATTTTATTGGCCAAAACCGAAAAAGGGGCACCTGTCGAAATGACCGCCGAAACGGAAATGGCCGTACTAAATAAATTAGTCAAACAACGCCGCGATTCACTGACCATCTATCAGCAACAAAACCGCGACGATCTGGCTCAAATTGAAGCTGAAGAAATAGCTGTTATAGAACGCTACCTGCCCAAACAACTCAGCGCAGAAGAATTAAAAGCTGCCCTTCAAACCATCATCGAACAGATTGGCGCTAAATCGCCTGCCGACATGGGTAAAGTTATGGGATTAGCAACCAAACAACTTGCCGGCAAAGCCGATGGACGGGCAATTTCTGCTATGGTAAAAGAATTGCTGCAAAACTAA
- a CDS encoding glycosyltransferase family 4 protein — translation MSSKTIAVNTRFLLSKRLEGIGRFTCETLQRIAIKHPEHRFVFLFDRPYSKEFIFSDNVLPIVVYPPARHPLLWYMWFEWAVPRVLKQVKADVFLSTDGYCSLRSEIKTAMVIHDIAFEHYPDQIPLFARKFYQHFSPRYARRADSIAAVSEYTKQDLVNTYQLPASKIEVVYNGVNRIYRPLSEPAKEAVKEQYTQGKEYFLFVGAIHPRKNLARILSAFDRLKSQGNCGAKFLVAGRQAWQCKEALDTYEAMQHKDSVIFLGHLQIDELSKIMGAAIALVYASVFEGFGIPIVEAFCAETPVITGNTSSMPEVAGNAALLVNPFSVESIYLALAQLYYNVPLRSEMIEKGRFQKTKFDWDISAENLWNCVEKLF, via the coding sequence ATGTCCTCAAAAACGATAGCCGTCAATACCCGTTTCCTATTGAGCAAACGCCTCGAAGGCATAGGGAGGTTTACTTGTGAAACTTTGCAGCGGATTGCCATAAAACATCCTGAACACCGGTTTGTGTTTTTGTTTGACCGTCCCTACAGCAAAGAATTTATTTTTTCGGACAATGTCCTGCCAATAGTGGTTTATCCACCCGCACGGCATCCCCTGTTGTGGTATATGTGGTTTGAATGGGCTGTTCCAAGGGTATTAAAGCAGGTAAAAGCCGATGTCTTTCTGTCCACAGACGGGTATTGTTCACTTCGTTCAGAGATAAAAACAGCGATGGTGATACACGATATTGCCTTTGAACATTATCCCGACCAGATACCCCTGTTTGCCCGGAAATTCTATCAGCATTTTTCACCCCGCTATGCCCGGCGTGCTGACAGCATCGCTGCGGTTTCAGAATATACCAAACAAGATTTAGTCAACACCTACCAGCTTCCGGCATCCAAAATTGAAGTGGTTTACAATGGGGTAAACCGCATCTACCGGCCCCTGAGCGAGCCGGCTAAAGAAGCGGTAAAAGAACAATATACGCAAGGAAAAGAATATTTTCTGTTTGTTGGGGCCATTCACCCCCGAAAAAACCTCGCCAGAATACTGAGCGCATTTGACCGGCTAAAAAGTCAAGGAAATTGCGGAGCTAAGTTTTTAGTAGCCGGCCGTCAGGCATGGCAATGCAAGGAAGCTTTGGATACCTACGAAGCCATGCAACATAAAGACTCAGTGATCTTTTTGGGACATCTTCAGATAGACGAACTTTCAAAAATCATGGGGGCTGCTATAGCTTTGGTCTATGCTTCTGTTTTTGAAGGGTTTGGCATCCCGATAGTCGAAGCATTTTGTGCAGAAACTCCTGTAATAACCGGCAACACCTCTTCGATGCCCGAAGTAGCGGGAAACGCAGCCTTATTGGTCAACCCTTTTTCGGTAGAAAGTATTTATTTGGCCTTAGCCCAACTATATTACAACGTTCCGCTTCGAAGTGAAATGATTGAAAAAGGACGTTTCCAAAAAACCAAATTTGATTGGGATATATCTGCCGAAAATCTATGGAATTGCGTGGAGAAATTGTTTTAA